ATCCCTTCCGAAAACTCACGTTCACCTCCGTACTTCATCGTCCACTCAGGCCTGTTTTCCATCGCACCCTCGGGAGGTCGGCAACGGGGATACGGCATGCGCATGCTCCGAAGCCGCTTCGTCGGGTTGGATATCCCCTTTTCCTCGTACGCTACGCCTATGAGAAGGGAGTAGTCCATCAACCCCACACTTGCAAGAAACTTACAATCGTCCCGAAGGGTGAGAAGAAGTTTCTCCCTTTGCTCCTTATCTAACCAAAAATAGCGTGTCAGGTCCTTATCCTTCTTCGTCGCaagtttgtttttatcagtCGCTTTCGGCATTCCTTTCAGACCAGAGATGCCTGTCCCAGAAGGAAAATATTGCGTTGTGTCGGTGCCAGGTGTCGTACTTTGACCTGTGGTCGAATCGTATGGGTGCTGAAAAAGCTTTGCAAAGTGCTTGTATTTCCCGGGTTTTGGCCGGCGGCCCTTTAAATCCCATTTCTCATTTAGCGTGCGGCACGGCGCAAACACATCACCAAAGCAAAGTACGTAGCCTAATTCTCCCCGAACCTCCACACGAAGAAGCATATAAAATCGCATCAACAGGGTATTAGAATGTTCATGAAAATGTTTCGCGTAACGCGGAAGCAAATGGAGCAGCACGTCTACTTCGACCTTTGCAATGATTTTACACAACAGGTGCTTGGATTTCGACTCGAGAAATAGCGCCATAGAGCGGCCCTCACTGAGCTCGAGGTCCTGTCGCTCATTCGGTAGATCCCACTCATCAGCAAATGTCTTCTTGTCAAAGCCGTCAAGTTTCCGCAAAAGGTAAAACACATCGGGGGCGTACTCGTACACATTCATGGGTTCCTTACCATTGCCATAAGGACACAGAACACTTAGCCATCGCCCATTACGGCATTCTTCTTCAGTGATCTGCTCTAACGCTACCATATTGTCTTCATAGTTGTTATCTTcctgttctttttctgcGTCCTCGGTGAGTTTTGAGCGCTCCTCGTGCTCTTCACCCGATGGCTTGCTCGCATACTTAAGGGCAGCGGCGACCTGCCGGCCAGTGAGTCCCTTGCCACTCGTAGCCGCACCACAAACCGCCTGGCATGAACCCATCCGTGCAGATCACCGGAAAGGGGTGAAAGTaagcaaaaaataagggggcaaacaacgaaaaagggACGAAAcctatatgtatatataggGGGACAAACCTGTACCTTTATATACAACAATGCAAGCAAACGAGGATAAATTGGAAACTGGTTTTCTAGCTGCCTTCTGGGACCttgcttcctttattttgtaGTACTCATTCACAACAAAAACCCTCcttttgaaaagaaaaaaagagacgggGAATAAATTGGTAAATCCGGGGGGGAAATCATCATAGagttaaacaaaaacaacagacgaGAGTGGACAAAAAAATGGGTAACTAGAGACTATATGCAACGGTAAATGTGGGTGGTTGTCTGACAACGCAAAACTTGCGTGACTTTAATCCCCTCCCCAAACTGTCTCATCATTTCGACCCACAgtcagcaggaaaagcaaaaacaatatATGCCACCGACTATATCAATTGCCCACAACCGCAACATTCAAAACTGGCGGTAACCATGACCAGACGGCTGGAAACTTCAACAAATATAAAGAACCAATCGTGAGGGTGAAGCTAACGGCTCAGCTTACG
This region of Trypanosoma brucei gambiense DAL972 chromosome 10, complete sequence genomic DNA includes:
- a CDS encoding phosphatidylinositol-4-phosphate 5-kinase,putative — protein: MGSCQAVCGAATSGKGLTGRQVAAALKYASKPSGEEHEERSKLTEDAEKEQEDNNYEDNMVALEQITEEECRNGRWLSVLCPYGNGKEPMNVYEYAPDVFYLLRKLDGFDKKTFADEWDLPNERQDLELSEGRSMALFLESKSKHLLCKIIAKVEVDVLLHLLPRYAKHFHEHSNTLLMRFYMLLRVEVRGELGYVLCFGDVFAPCRTLNEKWDLKGRRPKPGKYKHFAKLFQHPYDSTTGQSTTPGTDTTQYFPSGTGISGLKGMPKATDKNKLATKKDKDLTRYFWLDKEQREKLLLTLRDDCKFLASVGLMDYSLLIGVAYEEKGISNPTKRLRSMRMPYPRCRPPEGAMENRPEWTMKYGGEREFSEGIFSLYNQEVYYIGVIDVLTPYTFKKKLAKLFKSFLWRMDTLSTIPPLKYCERILQFTEDIFRSHVDGKIPPPEK